A genomic segment from Branchiostoma floridae strain S238N-H82 chromosome 7, Bfl_VNyyK, whole genome shotgun sequence encodes:
- the LOC118419830 gene encoding toll-like receptor 13 encodes MSRPWLLVCFLLGHFAGMNRVSAIRNDAFPCWSLNATFVDCSFLNLDYVPLMPSRTTAVELSHNRIPKLANNSFHGLDNLLQLQLSNNAITSMEKEAFANLQQLEELNLSDNPLVHIHPDAFLPLRSLTKLDLSEVRLTAIPEALRMLYNLQDVNLATNAITSANLDTFRGMSNIQTISILGNFVGNISANDFKVLTNSSLRALSLSATVDSLSHIQKGALTTLRNVQQLDFTDIKVRGMSEFLDYTCELTFGTVKFLRLVYMRLYIYRSGFFDCLPRTIETLNLDLNIIENLPRNLFVRLTNLQVLRMSQCWMSSIEIGAFSGLENLKELHLSGNKLTALDPNVFIPISGSLEVLNLGNNLNFQLQPGHFRNLTLLQILALQNCGIRSFESDHFEGLSNLIQLDIGFNKANYEPTKKGIFKYIQNLEVFLTKENDAFFSLDAILSAGLDSLWVLDLRDGSGNILNDRGRSINIPDLQVLRVTNSIDSGITYAYHYRADLFWNLTLLQELDLSKNGFLDIKKEAFWHLKKLDTLNLAGNYLVSLHPSMFRDAHSLRVLDLSYNRITAISPKLFQNVNSLRQLNMRQNLITSIGPQTLIYWNRLYKLDLSRNQFSCTCQLLDFVEWARNNTSVRIMSDSYTGLEYSYKCFSPPDLKDLPLIDYNPDCKSYLGYYACIVMSTFVFLYTTLTYMLTKYHAYIRYLYQYARGKLRGYQAIPYRNRYEYDVFVSYNNEDIRWVQQELIPHLEEVAPHYRLCIGDRDFLAGRDITTNIVEAIQDSRKTLCLLTQRFVRSGWCTLEFKIAQHRLFEEGKDVLVLVLLEDIPVHVVQRYNRLRQLMSRKTYLVWPEDKQARPLFWVRLRKALGAGNVLPNEEDV; translated from the coding sequence ATGTCAAGACCGTGGCTCTTAGTTTGTTTCCTGTTGGGCCACTTTGCCGGGATGAACAGAGTCTCTGCAATCAGAAACGACGCCTTCCCGTGTTGGAGTTTGAACGCAACCTTTGTGGACTGTAGTTTCCTGAATCTGGACTATGTTCCTCTGATGCCATCGAGAACAACGGCGGTGGAATTAAGCCACAACAGGATTCCCAAACTAGCGAACAACTCGTTCCACGGGCTGGACAACCTCCTGCAACTCCAACTTTCCAACAATGCCATAACCTCCATGGAAAAAGAGGCGTTTGCAAACCTACAACAACTGGAGGAACTGAACCTTAGCGATAATCCGCTTGTTCACATCCACCCAGACGCTTTCCTTCCTCTCAGGTCCCTAACGAAGCTGGATCTATCCGAAGTAAGACTGACAGCGATTCCGGAAGCACTAAGAATGCTCTATAACCTGCAGGATGTCAACCTTGCAACAAACGCCATCACATCAGCCAATCTTGACACATTCAGAGGTATGTCGAACATACAAACGATAAGCATTCTTGGCAACTTCGTAGGAAACATTTCAGCAAATGACTTCAAGGTACTTACAAACAGTTCTCTGCGTGCGCTGTCTCTTTCCGCAACTGTAGACAGTTTGTCACACATACAGAAAGGCGCACTGACCACTTTACGGAATGTACAGCAACTGGATTTTACGGACATTAAAGTCAGAGGAATGTCGGAGTTTTTGGACTATACCTGTGAGTTGACTTTTGGCACAGTCAAGTTTCTGCGCTTGGTCTATATGAGACTGTACATTTATCGCAGTGGTTTCTTTGATTGTCTCCCACGTACAATCGAGACATTGAATCTAGATCTTAACATCATCGAAAATTTGCCCAGAAATCTGTTTGTGAGACTTACGAATTTGCAGGTACTCAGGATGTCTCAATGTTGGATGTCTAGCATTGAGATTGGTGCTTTTAGTGGCTTAGAAAATCTAAAAGAACTGCACCTGAGTGGGAACAAGTTAACAGCATTAGACCCAAATGTATTTATTCCTATTTCAGGAAGTCTTGAGGTACTCAATCTGGGTAATAACCTGAACTTTCAACTACAACCAGGACATTTCAGAAACCTAACTCTCTTGCAAATTCTGGCATTGCAAAATTGTGGAATTCGCTCTTTTGAAAGTGACCATTTTGAAGGTCTTAGTAATTTGATACAGCTGGACATAGGCTTTAACAAGGCTAATTATGAACCaacaaaaaaaggtattttcAAGTATATTCAAAATCTGGAAGTCTTTTTGACAAAGGAAAATGATGCTTTCTTTTCACTTGATGCCATCTTATCCGCAGGCCTGGATTCACTATGGGTTCTTGATTTACGCGATGGAAGTGGCAACATTCTCAATGATAGGGGCAGAAGCATAAATATCCCAGATCTGCAAGTTTTAAGAGTAACAAATTCGATTGATTCTGGAATAACATATGCTTATCATTATAGGGCTGATCTCTTCTGGAATCTAACACTATTACAGGAGCTAGATCTGTCTAAAAATGGGTTCCTAGACATCAAAAAAGAGGCATTCTGGCATTTAAAGAAACTGGACACTCTGAACTTAGCAGGGAACTACCTGGTATCTTTGCACCCAAGCATGTTTCGTGATGCACACAGCCTAAGAGTCCTGGATCTCAGTTACAATCGCATCACTGCAATATCACCAAAACTGTTTCAAAACGTAAATTCTCTGCGTCAGCTTAACATGCGACAAAACCTGATCACATCCATAGGGCCACAAACACTGATATACTGGAAtcgattatacaaattagaccTGTCGAGAAATCAGTTTTCCTGCACATGCCAACTCCTAGATTTTGTAGAATGGGCAAGAAATAATACGTCAGTGAGGATCATGTCTGATTCCTATACTGGTTTGGAGTATAGTTACAAGTGTTTCTCTCCCCCAGACCTGAAAGACCTTCCCCTTATTGACTACAACCCAGATTGTAAGTCCTACCTTGGATACTATGCATGTATAGTCATGTCCACTTTCGTCTTTCTGTATACCACCTTGACGTACATGCTGACAAAATATCATGCGTACATACGATATCTGTATCAGTACGCGAGGGGAAAGCTGCGTGGATACCAAGCCATTCCGTACAGGAACCGTTACGAGTACGACGTGTTTGTGTCGTACAATAACGAAGACATCCGGTGGGTCCAACAGGAACTGATTCCGCACCTAGAGGAAGTAGCGCCGCACTACAGACTGTGTATCGGTGATCGCGACTTCCTGGCCGGACGTGACATCACGACAAACATCGTGGAAGCGATCCAGGATAGCAGGAAGACGCTGTGCCTTCTCACGCAGAGGTTCGTACGCAGCGGCTGGTGCACGCTGGAGTTCAAGATCGCCCAACACCGCCTGTTCGAGGAAGGAAAGGATGTGCTGGTTCTGGTTTTGTTGGAGGACATACCGGTGCACGTCGTGCAGCGGTACAACCGCCTGCGCCAGCTCATGTCCAGGAAAACGTACCTCGTGTGGCCCGAAGACAAACAAGCGCGACCGTTGTTCTGGGTTCGACTCAGGAAAGCCCTCGGAGCAGGAAACGTCTTACCAAATGAAGAAGATGTATAG